The Zea mays cultivar B73 chromosome 7, Zm-B73-REFERENCE-NAM-5.0, whole genome shotgun sequence DNA segment CTTAAGTGGGCCGTTCAGGCTAGGCCTTAAGGCCGGCCAGGCCGAAATGGCTTCCATTTTTTTTCTGgaattttattttctatttccagAAATTAGAAACACAGAAAAGAAATTAGAAAAACAGTGCAGAAAATTTAGAATTATATTTTTCCAGTTATAGAAAAATTCAGAGATATTTATGGACTATTTTTTTTATTCCGCTGCGTACTTTGgtacttttatttatattttatgcAATTTTTTCAGTTAATTATGAAACCAACGTGGATTAATTATTGTTTAAATTGCATAGAATTCAGAAAATTTTGTGGTGATTGAATATTTTAACCAACGTTGGATATTGTTACCACAATTTAATACAAGTTTATGTTTTCTAGATCATCCAATGATGGTTTAGAAATTTTGTGATCAGAAATTTTCATAGATATGGCATGATTATTATTTGACCAACGTTGAATATTTAATTCATGCATTTTCTATGATTCAGTATTCAGTATTTATTTCAGATGTCCTAAATATTTTCTATTTTAATTTTGCAAAGGTGCTCATACCGCCATGTTGATTAGCCAGATTGCTCAGATGAAACCGCTAGATGGTAGTAATTACCATTCTTGGCGGGAGGATATAGACATGATAACCACAGTGGGTGAGATAGATTACGCACTGAGGTTTGATAAACCAGTTGAGCCCACAGTGGGCACTCCCAACTATGACCACAGGTGGATGCAATACAGCATCGACAAGGTCAAGTGGGAAAGATCAAATGACAAATGTATGATTATTCTTAAGAGGAGCATCAAGGAGCCTCTTAAGAGTTCCATACCAGAGTGCGAGACTGCCAAAGAATACCTTGAGAGGGTAGCCTCtcatcaccaagggtcttctaagGCTTATGCTTGCTCTCTAATGACAGAATTTGTCAATGCAAAATACGATGGAAATGGTGTCAGACCATTCATTCAGAAAATGATATCCATCGTAGCTAAGATAAACAAGTACCTCGGGTCTCCTTTACACGAGGAATTTGTAGTATTTATGATAATGAAGTCTCTGCCCAAGGAGTTTGAGACTTTTCACATACAGTACAACACTTGTGTCACTGATAAGTGGAATATAGACCAACTCTTGGCACAGTGTGTCCAGGAGGAAGAGAGGTTAAAGCAGACTGGAGACTCTGTCAACCTCATCAAAGGCAACATCCCCAGACAGAACAAGAACTCAAAGAAAAAGTTCAAGAAGCAAGGTAAACAGAATAACCAGGCTTCCTCGAGCAATAATAATCAGCCAAGACAAGGAGGCAGTTTCTCAGTTCCCCCTGATACCTGCCTCTATTGCAAGAAGACAGGTCATTACAAGAGAAAGTGCCCTGAATTCCTGCAGTATCTACTAGAGAGTGGTAAGGACCAAGTTACTTTTGTAAATGAGTCTTTATACTTAGAATATCCCAGTTATTCTTGGTGGATTGACTCAGGTGCAACTGTTCATGTTGCAAACTCTCTACAGGGACTCCGTACAAGCCAAAGGCTCCCAAAGGGCCGAAGAACAATTAGAGTGGCAAATGGAGTTGAAGCAGCAGTCGAGGCCATTGGAGATATACATCTTAAATTAGTTAATGGTTTTGTACTGTTGTTGAGAGACGTACTTTATGTACCTTCCTTGCGAAGGAACCTTATTTCGGTTTCTAGATTAGATGATCagcacattcattgtcattttggtGATAGACAGTGTGTTATTCAGTTTGATAATAAagatgttggtctcgccatccgaCGAGATATGCTTTATTTACTTTCGCAAAGTGATGTTGTTAATGTATTAGATATACCAGAAAATGATCCAGCCAACAGTGGCAGGAAAAGAAAACGAAGTGATGGAGAAACCTCGTCGAAATTATGGCACTATCGTTTGGGCCATATTTCGAGGGGGAGAATAGAAAGTCTTGTTAAGGAACAGATTCTCCATCCCCTAGACTTCACAGACTTAGAGCAATGCAGAGATTGCATTAAGGGTAAATTCGTGAAGCAGATTAAGAAAGATGCTAAGCATACTACGAGAGTGTTAGAAATTATTCATACAGATATCTGTGGTCCTTTTCCAGTTAGGACAGTAGATGGGTTTAATTTGTTCATAACCTTCATAGATGACTACTCTCGCTACGGTTATATTTATTCTATTAAGGAAATATCAGAAGCTTTAGACAAGTTTAAACAGTTCAAGGCTGAAGTAGAGAATCAACACGATTTGAAGATAAAGATTGTTCGATCAGATCGTGGGGGGGAGTACTATGGGCGCCATACCGAGTATGGCCAGGTCCCAGGACCTTTCGCGAGGTTCCTAAGAGAAAACGGTATTGTTGCTCAATATTCAACACCTGGCGAACCACAACAGAATGGAGTTGCCGAAAGGCGTAACAGAACGCTAATGGATATGGTAAGGAGTATGCTAAGTTACTCTAACCTGCCATTGGGTCTATGGATGGAGGCTTTAAAAACCGCTATGCATATACTCAACAGAGTTCCTAGTAAATCAGTGGCTAGAACTCCATATGAGTTGTGGACTGGCAGAAAACCCACGCTCAACTACTTCCATATATGGGGTTGTCTAGCAGAAGCTAGAATATTTAATCCTGGACAGGGAAAGCTAGATGAGAGAACCACTAGCTGCCATTTTATTGGCTACCCTGACAGATCAAAGGGTTATAGATTCTACTGCCCTAACAGACAAACCAAGTTCATAGAAACCAGACATGCCATTTTCTTAGAGGATGACGTGATCAAGGGGAGTAAGGTACTCAGAGAAGTTGACCTTCAGGAAAAGAGGATGTATGTCCCGTTTCCGATGGTTGAAGAACCATACTTCTCGATACCCACTGTGGTTCCACCAACAGTCACACCGACTGTGGGTGAAACCCCTATTGCAAATGTGGCATCATCTAGTGCAACTACTACAGAGCAAGTAGCTTCACCTTCTGCGCATATTGGCCCTGAGCCAGTTGCACATGACAGTTCAGAAGATGATGATAGTGTTGCGCCAAGTGACGCACCATTGCAGGAGCCCCAGGAAGAATCTGAACCAGAACCAAGTCTCAGGAGGTCACAGAGACTCAGAAAATCTGTGATTCCTGATGACTATGAAGTCTATGCAGCAGAAAACATAGAATGTGATGAGATTCATATGAGTGAGGACATTGATACAGAAGGTGATCCCACTACATATGAAGCTGCTATGAGAAGTGCAAATTCATCCAAATGGTTATCAGCCATGGAAGATGAATTAGAATCCATGAGAATGAACAAAGTTTGGGACTTAGAAGTCATTCCCCATGGAGCCAAAACAGTAGGCTGTAAATGGGTCTACAAGACAAAGCGTGACTCCAGAGGGAACATAGAAAgatacaaggctagacttgtggccaaagggttcACACAAAGAGAAGGCATTGACTACCATGAAACCTTCTCACCTGTCTCAACAAAAGATTCATTCAGGATCATAATGGCACTAGTTGCTCATTTTGATCTAGAgctccatcagatggatgtaaagacagcattcctaaatggagagttagaAGAAAACGTGTTCATGGTACAACCAAAGGGTTTTGTTGTGAGCGGTAAAGAACACATGGGATGTCACTTGAGGAGGTCCATTTATGGATTAAAACAGGCCTCCAGACAGTGGTACATCAAGTTTGATCAGACTATAAGAAAGTTTGGTTTCGAGGAAAACAAGGAAGACAATTGCATTTATGCAAAATTTAGAAAAGGAAAGTATATCTTCCTTGTTTTGTATGTCGATGACATACTCT contains these protein-coding regions:
- the LOC118472910 gene encoding uncharacterized protein, with the protein product MSQIPVIPSGSEIPPAGNIGGADPPPINDGNQSPRHQQGDRQEGGGGSSLQDAAAMMARNNNDGAHTAMLISQIAQMKPLDGSNYHSWREDIDMITTVGEIDYALRFDKPVEPTVGTPNYDHRWMQYSIDKVKWERSNDKCMIILKRSIKEPLKSSIPECETAKEYLERVASHHQGSSKAYACSLMTEFVNAKYDGNGVRPFIQKMISIVAKINKYLGSPLHEEFVVFMIMKSLPKEFETFHIQYNTCVTDKWNIDQLLAQCVQEEERLKQTGDSVNLIKGNIPRQNKNSKKKFKKQGKQNNQASSSNNNQPRQGGSFSVPPDTCLYCKKTGHYKRKCPEFLQYLLESGTPYKPKAPKGPKNN